A region from the Catellatospora sp. TT07R-123 genome encodes:
- a CDS encoding trans-aconitate 2-methyltransferase produces the protein MSAARPQGLVFGEVAEEFDRIRPGYPSALVDDVLAYAGPGTRALEVGAGTGKATTAFAVRGLDITAVEPDPAMAALLEQRLGERSAVRIVAALFEGYTPDAPFDLLYCAQAWQWTDSSQRWARAAAALAPGGALALFWNFDRIADDDLRALVRQVHEPYAPHAMLDEEPADGTDLSQYWPGPDLAALPEFGDLAEKIYLWERTLSADDYVSYLSTQPTYRMLPEDTREALFAALLQRLPEKLTLSVETLLYLGRRAA, from the coding sequence ATGAGTGCTGCGCGCCCCCAGGGTCTGGTGTTCGGAGAAGTCGCCGAGGAGTTCGACCGGATCCGGCCGGGTTACCCGTCGGCTCTGGTCGACGACGTGCTGGCCTACGCGGGTCCGGGCACCCGCGCGCTGGAGGTGGGCGCGGGCACGGGCAAGGCCACCACCGCGTTCGCCGTACGCGGGCTGGACATCACCGCCGTGGAGCCGGATCCGGCCATGGCGGCGCTGCTGGAGCAGCGGCTGGGCGAGCGGTCCGCGGTGCGGATCGTGGCGGCGCTGTTCGAGGGCTACACCCCGGACGCCCCGTTCGACCTGCTCTACTGCGCGCAGGCGTGGCAGTGGACGGACTCGTCGCAGCGCTGGGCGCGCGCGGCCGCCGCGCTGGCCCCCGGCGGCGCGCTGGCGCTGTTCTGGAACTTCGACCGCATCGCCGACGACGACCTGCGCGCCCTGGTCCGCCAGGTGCACGAGCCGTACGCGCCGCACGCGATGCTCGACGAGGAACCGGCCGACGGCACCGACCTGTCGCAGTACTGGCCCGGCCCCGACCTGGCCGCGCTGCCCGAGTTCGGCGACCTGGCCGAGAAGATCTACCTGTGGGAGCGCACGCTGTCGGCCGACGACTACGTGTCCTACCTGTCCACCCAGCCGACCTACCGGATGCTGCCGGAGGACACCCGCGAGGCGCTGTTCGCCGCCCTGCTCCAGCGGCTGCCCGAGAAGCTCACGCTGTCGGTCGAGACGCTGCTGTACCTGGGGCGGCGCGCCGCCTGA
- a CDS encoding phosphotransferase family protein — MRAEQWALAQDWITVALAERGGPAVGPAVVDRVRPWSTTARVPVAGGQVWFKYNNAGSRYEAALMRLLASVAPHDVLVPLAVDPERGWMLLPDGGPTLRELTGDTFDRGRWEDLLRRYAALQRAVAPHAADLLAAGVPDFRPHTVAAQYEKLLADPYVLANLDAEKVAGLHGWLPRIERLGDRLAASGIAPSVQHDDLHGNNVFAAADGSLRFFDFGDASVAHPFGSMLVALRVVHRDAKVEHRDPLLYELRDHYLSAWAADGRDLPELREICQDAIVVAKIGKALSYQRSLVDATPEALAEYGEGIYGWLEELLGPDVL, encoded by the coding sequence ATGCGTGCTGAGCAGTGGGCGCTGGCCCAGGACTGGATCACGGTGGCGCTGGCCGAGCGCGGTGGGCCGGCCGTCGGCCCGGCCGTGGTGGACCGGGTACGCCCCTGGTCGACGACGGCGCGGGTGCCCGTCGCGGGCGGGCAGGTGTGGTTCAAGTACAACAACGCGGGCTCCCGCTACGAGGCGGCGCTGATGCGCCTGCTGGCCTCGGTGGCGCCGCACGACGTGCTGGTGCCGCTGGCCGTCGACCCCGAACGGGGCTGGATGCTGCTGCCCGACGGCGGTCCGACGCTGCGCGAGCTGACCGGCGACACGTTCGACCGCGGGCGCTGGGAGGACCTGCTGCGCCGGTACGCCGCCCTCCAGCGCGCCGTGGCCCCGCACGCCGCCGACCTGCTCGCCGCCGGGGTGCCCGACTTCCGCCCGCACACCGTGGCCGCGCAGTACGAGAAGCTGCTCGCCGATCCGTACGTGCTGGCCAATCTCGACGCGGAGAAGGTGGCCGGGCTGCACGGGTGGCTGCCCCGGATCGAGCGGCTGGGCGACCGGCTGGCCGCCTCGGGCATCGCGCCGAGCGTCCAGCACGACGACCTGCACGGCAACAACGTCTTCGCCGCCGCGGACGGCAGCCTGCGCTTCTTCGACTTCGGCGACGCGAGCGTGGCGCACCCGTTCGGGTCGATGCTGGTAGCGCTGCGGGTCGTGCACCGCGACGCCAAGGTCGAGCACCGGGACCCGCTGCTGTACGAGCTGCGCGACCACTACCTGTCCGCGTGGGCCGCCGACGGCCGCGACCTGCCGGAACTGCGCGAGATCTGCCAGGACGCCATCGTCGTCGCGAAGATCGGCAAAGCCCTGTCCTACCAGCGCTCCCTGGTCGACGCCACCCCCGAGGCCCTGGCCGAATACGGCGAGGGCATCTACGGCTGGCTGGAGGAGCTCCTCGGCCCCGACGTGCTCTGA
- a CDS encoding MBL fold metallo-hydrolase, giving the protein MAYSGDVSRGGGADVRELDQLTVSKVSVGPHDNNAYLLRCRQTGEQLLIDAANDADTLVALAGDAGLATVVTTHRHGDHWQALAEVVAATGAVAIAHPADAGELPVKAETVEEGQTVRVGAAELEVIHLVGHTPGSIALLYRDPHGHPHLFTGDSLFPGGVGNTWGDPAAFASLIRDVETKVFGRLPDETWFYPGHGKDGTLGRERPSLPEWHARGW; this is encoded by the coding sequence ATGGCATATTCCGGAGATGTGAGCCGCGGGGGCGGCGCCGATGTGCGGGAACTCGACCAGCTGACCGTCAGCAAGGTGTCGGTCGGCCCGCACGACAACAACGCGTACCTGCTGCGCTGCCGCCAGACCGGCGAGCAGCTGCTCATCGACGCCGCCAACGACGCGGACACCCTCGTCGCGCTCGCCGGGGACGCGGGTCTGGCGACCGTCGTGACCACCCACCGGCACGGCGACCACTGGCAGGCGCTGGCCGAGGTCGTCGCCGCGACCGGCGCGGTCGCGATCGCGCACCCGGCCGACGCGGGCGAGCTGCCGGTCAAGGCCGAGACCGTCGAGGAAGGACAGACGGTCCGGGTCGGTGCCGCCGAGCTGGAGGTCATCCACCTCGTCGGGCACACCCCGGGCTCGATCGCGCTGCTCTACCGCGACCCGCACGGGCACCCGCACCTGTTCACCGGCGACTCGCTGTTCCCCGGCGGCGTCGGCAACACCTGGGGCGACCCGGCCGCGTTCGCGTCGCTGATCCGCGACGTCGAGACGAAGGTCTTCGGCCGGCTGCCCGACGAGACCTGGTTCTACCCCGGTCACGGCAAGGACGGCACCCTGGGCCGCGAGCGCCCGTCGCTGCCGGAGTGGCACGCCCGCGGCTGGTGA
- a CDS encoding TetR/AcrR family transcriptional regulator, translated as MDGLAVPRAGLSTGGVVEAALALVDEQGAGALTLAAVAARTGVATPSLYKHVRGLDALEQLVSAAVTEQFAGVLERAAAGRAGADALRAVAAAYRAYAHDLPGRYPFAQRVPDQADPAHAAAGQRAVGAIFAVLHGYGIEGDAAVDATRMLRSTLHGFVSLELAGGFGLPQSVDRSFDRLVDGADAALQAWPRQS; from the coding sequence ATGGATGGGCTGGCTGTGCCTAGGGCGGGGTTGTCTACCGGCGGGGTCGTCGAGGCTGCGCTGGCTCTCGTCGACGAGCAGGGGGCGGGGGCGCTGACGCTGGCGGCGGTGGCGGCTCGCACGGGCGTGGCGACGCCCTCGCTGTACAAGCACGTGCGCGGGCTGGACGCGCTGGAGCAGCTGGTGTCGGCGGCGGTGACCGAGCAGTTCGCCGGGGTGCTGGAGCGGGCGGCGGCCGGGCGGGCGGGCGCGGACGCGCTGCGGGCCGTGGCGGCGGCATACCGCGCGTACGCCCACGACCTGCCCGGCCGCTACCCGTTCGCGCAGCGGGTGCCCGACCAGGCCGACCCGGCGCACGCCGCCGCCGGGCAGCGGGCCGTCGGCGCGATCTTCGCGGTGCTGCACGGCTACGGCATCGAGGGCGACGCGGCCGTGGACGCGACCAGGATGCTGCGCAGCACGCTGCACGGGTTCGTCAGCCTGGAGCTGGCCGGCGGGTTCGGGCTGCCGCAGTCGGTGGACCGCTCGTTCGACCGGCTCGTCGACGGCGCCGACGCCGCACTACAGGCCTGGCCGCGGCAGTCTTAG
- a CDS encoding GntR family transcriptional regulator, translated as MSTAQELPPAPMHATRTLSDNVYRWLRDQIVLGKLGPNEPLVEAAIAEKLQVSRTPIRESMQRLAADGLIVSHRRRWIVRQHDRDEIVAIYEVRMALESFAARFACQRATDAELAAVAQLCGAWTEGTGGGDFVVFNDRFHSLIVDAAHNARLARTIEQNHLYYFNSQVAEHYAAQDVQASHDEHIALVASLRERDGDRAAEISRRHAEDALALILERMF; from the coding sequence GTGTCGACCGCGCAGGAGCTGCCGCCCGCGCCCATGCACGCCACCCGCACGCTGTCGGACAACGTCTACCGGTGGCTGCGCGACCAGATCGTGCTGGGCAAGCTAGGGCCGAACGAGCCGCTGGTCGAGGCGGCGATCGCAGAGAAGTTGCAGGTCAGCCGTACGCCCATTCGGGAGAGCATGCAGCGGCTGGCCGCCGACGGGCTGATCGTGTCGCACCGCCGCCGCTGGATCGTGCGCCAGCACGACCGCGACGAGATCGTCGCCATCTACGAGGTGCGCATGGCGCTGGAGTCGTTCGCGGCCCGGTTCGCCTGCCAGCGCGCCACCGACGCCGAACTCGCGGCCGTCGCGCAGCTGTGCGGGGCATGGACCGAGGGCACCGGCGGCGGCGACTTCGTGGTGTTCAACGACCGGTTCCACAGCCTGATCGTCGACGCGGCGCACAACGCGCGGCTGGCCCGCACCATCGAGCAGAACCACCTCTACTACTTCAACAGCCAGGTCGCCGAGCACTACGCGGCCCAGGACGTGCAGGCCTCGCACGACGAGCACATCGCACTGGTGGCGAGCCTGCGCGAGCGCGACGGCGACCGGGCCGCCGAGATCTCCCGGCGGCACGCCGAGGACGCGCTCGCGCTGATCCTGGAGCGGATGTTCTAA
- a CDS encoding 3-deoxy-7-phosphoheptulonate synthase, producing the protein MTQTNDVHVVSFETLQSPRELLADLPLGVGRAALVERSRHEVREVLTGRDSRLLVVVGPCSVHDTEAALDYARRLADAATRFSSELCLVMRVYFEKPRTTIGWKGLINDPGLDGTYEVQRGLRTARTLLLDILDLGVPVGCEFLDPTSPQYIADAVTWGAIGARTTESQVHRQLASGLSMPIGFKNTTDGDIQGAIDACQVGRNSHVFFGADPDGRAAVVTTTGNEDCHVILRGGRGGPNYGPESVAATLALTEKAGLKHNLVIDASHGNSGKSHERQAVVSDEIAAQIAGGQTGIGGVMLESFIVAGRQELDSGKPLTYGQSVTDACMSWETTEQALQTLAQAVVARRRAL; encoded by the coding sequence ATGACCCAGACCAACGACGTGCACGTGGTCTCGTTCGAGACGCTGCAGTCACCGCGCGAACTGCTGGCCGACCTACCGCTGGGCGTCGGCCGGGCCGCCCTGGTCGAGCGCAGCCGGCACGAGGTGCGCGAGGTGCTGACCGGCCGCGACAGCCGCCTGCTGGTGGTCGTCGGGCCGTGCTCGGTGCACGACACCGAGGCCGCCCTCGACTACGCCCGTCGCCTGGCCGACGCCGCGACCCGGTTCAGCAGCGAGCTGTGCCTGGTGATGCGCGTCTACTTCGAGAAGCCGCGCACCACGATCGGCTGGAAGGGCCTCATCAACGACCCCGGCCTCGACGGGACGTACGAGGTGCAGCGCGGCCTGCGCACCGCGCGCACCCTGCTGCTGGACATCCTCGACCTGGGCGTGCCGGTGGGCTGCGAGTTCCTCGACCCGACCAGCCCGCAGTACATCGCCGACGCGGTGACCTGGGGCGCCATCGGCGCGCGGACCACCGAGAGCCAGGTGCACCGGCAGCTCGCCTCCGGCCTGTCCATGCCGATCGGCTTCAAGAACACCACCGACGGCGACATCCAGGGCGCGATCGACGCCTGCCAGGTCGGCCGCAACAGCCACGTCTTCTTCGGCGCCGACCCCGACGGCCGTGCCGCGGTGGTCACCACCACCGGCAACGAGGACTGCCACGTGATCCTGCGCGGCGGCCGCGGCGGCCCGAACTACGGCCCGGAGTCGGTGGCGGCCACGCTCGCCCTGACCGAGAAGGCCGGTCTGAAGCACAACCTGGTCATCGACGCCAGCCACGGCAACAGCGGCAAGAGCCACGAGCGGCAGGCGGTGGTCTCCGACGAGATCGCCGCGCAGATCGCGGGCGGGCAGACCGGCATCGGCGGCGTCATGCTGGAGAGCTTCATCGTCGCCGGCCGCCAGGAGCTCGACTCCGGCAAGCCGCTGACGTACGGCCAGAGCGTCACCGACGCCTGCATGAGCTGGGAGACCACCGAGCAGGCGCTCCAGACGCTGGCGCAGGCGGTCGTCGCCCGGCGGCGCGCCCTCTGA
- a CDS encoding SCO4848 family membrane protein, giving the protein MRLTRGWSIFLTLVGVWTWVIWPRFALAIWNDPRAWSGGVVGQGSPTSFLWVHALLIAASLAIGTTVGVLGIRAWRATRR; this is encoded by the coding sequence ATGAGGCTGACGCGCGGCTGGTCGATCTTCCTGACCCTGGTCGGGGTGTGGACCTGGGTGATCTGGCCCCGGTTCGCCCTGGCGATCTGGAACGACCCCCGGGCCTGGTCCGGCGGCGTCGTCGGGCAGGGCTCGCCCACGAGCTTCCTCTGGGTGCACGCCCTGCTCATCGCCGCGTCGCTGGCGATCGGCACCACCGTCGGCGTCCTCGGCATCCGCGCCTGGCGCGCCACCCGCCGCTGA
- a CDS encoding FAD-dependent monooxygenase yields MIMGAGVAGTVAAIACKQAGYDPVIYEAYDASAGLVHGVYLTVAVNGLDALRAVDAHRPVTAAGFPTSSIDFFTGTGRRLGAVPLGPVLPDGTTTNTIRRSDLYGGLYDEAVRRGVPVEHRKRMTTARELPGGGVRVEFADGTHAEGDLLVGADGIHSATRTAIDPAAPGPRYTGLGNVGGFARVDDVAALGAAYAMIWGKRCFFGYTVSPDGEVWWFANPPRRAERPRAELAAMTDAQVRAELAELLSVDRGPAARIVAGTPHELRISNQYDLPTVPRWRSGHMVVIGDAAHAVSPSSGQGASLAAEDAVTLAHCLREVPGIPAALAEYERRRRARVERVVAWGASTGSAKQAGPVARTVRDLVLPLIFRRSGSPQAMARMSWLFDHRLPPVPVG; encoded by the coding sequence ATGATCATGGGAGCGGGCGTGGCCGGCACGGTCGCGGCCATCGCGTGCAAGCAGGCCGGCTACGACCCGGTGATCTACGAGGCGTACGACGCCAGCGCGGGCCTGGTCCACGGCGTCTACCTCACCGTCGCCGTCAACGGGCTCGACGCCCTGCGCGCCGTCGACGCGCACCGCCCGGTGACCGCCGCCGGGTTCCCGACCAGCTCCATCGACTTCTTCACCGGCACGGGCCGCCGCCTGGGCGCCGTCCCGCTCGGACCGGTGCTGCCCGACGGCACCACCACCAACACGATCCGCCGGTCCGACCTGTACGGCGGCCTCTACGACGAGGCGGTGCGCCGGGGCGTGCCGGTCGAGCACCGCAAGCGGATGACCACGGCCCGGGAGCTGCCGGGCGGGGGCGTGCGGGTCGAGTTCGCCGACGGCACCCACGCCGAGGGCGACCTGCTCGTCGGCGCCGACGGCATCCACTCGGCCACCCGCACCGCGATCGACCCGGCCGCGCCCGGTCCCCGCTACACCGGCCTGGGCAACGTCGGCGGCTTCGCGCGGGTCGACGACGTGGCGGCGCTCGGTGCCGCGTACGCCATGATCTGGGGAAAGCGCTGCTTCTTCGGGTACACGGTGAGCCCCGACGGGGAGGTGTGGTGGTTCGCCAACCCGCCCCGCCGGGCCGAGCGGCCCCGCGCCGAGCTCGCCGCGATGACCGACGCGCAGGTGCGCGCCGAACTGGCCGAGCTGCTGTCGGTCGACCGTGGCCCCGCCGCGCGCATCGTCGCGGGCACCCCGCACGAGCTGCGCATCAGCAACCAGTACGACCTGCCGACCGTCCCGCGCTGGCGCAGCGGGCACATGGTGGTCATCGGTGACGCCGCGCACGCGGTGTCCCCGTCCTCGGGGCAGGGCGCGTCGCTGGCCGCCGAGGACGCCGTCACCCTGGCCCACTGCCTGCGCGAGGTCCCGGGCATCCCGGCCGCCCTGGCCGAGTACGAGCGGCGCCGCCGGGCCCGGGTGGAGCGGGTCGTCGCGTGGGGCGCGTCGACGGGCTCGGCCAAGCAGGCCGGGCCGGTGGCCCGGACGGTCCGGGACCTGGTGCTGCCGCTGATCTTCCGGCGCAGCGGCAGCCCGCAGGCCATGGCGCGGATGTCGTGGCTGTTCGACCACCGCCTGCCCCCGGTGCCGGTCGGCTGA
- a CDS encoding MarR family winged helix-turn-helix transcriptional regulator, whose translation MPEPDDARAALIERMHLAGREISAAAVMFHTALAARHGLSATEEKALDLLDRHGPMTPRELGTASGLAPASVTGLIDRLERKGFARRAPHPQDRRSVLVEIALDRAGDLGPLFADWVCSLNELLARYSDAELAVIIDFLTECAARQRTATARLSQQD comes from the coding sequence GTGCCCGAACCTGACGACGCTCGCGCCGCGCTCATCGAGCGCATGCACCTGGCCGGGCGCGAGATCAGCGCCGCCGCCGTGATGTTCCACACCGCACTGGCAGCCCGGCACGGACTCAGCGCCACCGAGGAGAAGGCCCTCGACCTGCTCGACCGGCACGGCCCGATGACCCCGCGCGAGCTGGGCACCGCCTCCGGCCTGGCCCCGGCCTCGGTCACCGGGCTGATCGACCGGCTGGAGCGCAAGGGATTCGCCCGCCGCGCCCCGCACCCGCAGGACCGGCGCAGCGTGCTGGTCGAGATCGCGCTCGACCGCGCGGGCGACCTCGGCCCCCTGTTCGCCGACTGGGTGTGCTCCCTCAACGAGCTGCTCGCCCGCTACAGCGACGCCGAGCTGGCCGTGATCATCGACTTCCTCACCGAGTGCGCCGCCCGCCAGCGCACGGCCACCGCCCGTCTCTCCCAGCAAGATTGA